Proteins found in one Dermochelys coriacea isolate rDerCor1 chromosome 17, rDerCor1.pri.v4, whole genome shotgun sequence genomic segment:
- the CCT6A gene encoding T-complex protein 1 subunit zeta, translated as MAAVKALNPKAEVARAQAALAVNISAARGLQDVLRTNLGPKGTMKMLVSGAGEIKLTKDGNVLLHEMQIQHPTASLIAKVATAQDDITGDGTTSNVLIIGELLKQADLYISEGLHPRIVTEGFEAAKEKALEVLEKVKVTKEMDREILVDVARTSLRTKVHAELADILTEAVVDAVLAIRKPDEPIDLYMVEIMEMKHKSETETTLIRGLVLDHGARHPDMKKRVEDAYILTCNVSLEYEKTEVSSGFFYKSAEEREKLVKAERKFIEDRVNKIIDLKKRVCGDSNKGFIVINQKGIDPFSLDALAKEGIVALRRAKRRNMERLTLACGGMAMNSVDDLTADCLGHAGLVYEYTLGEEKFTFIEKCDNPRSVTLLIRGPNKHTLMQIKDAVRDGLRAVKNAIEDGCVVAGAGALEVAIADALVKHKPNVKGRAQFGVQAFADALLIIPKVLAQNSGYDPQETLVKILAEYAESGQLIGVDLNTGEPMVAAAAGIWDNYNVKKQLLHSCTVIASNILLVDEIMRAGMSSLKG; from the exons ATGGCGGCGGTGAAGGCGCTCAACCCTAAGGCCGAGGTGGCCCGGGCCCAGGCGGCGCTGGCCGTGAACATCAGCGCGGCCCGGGGACTGCAGGACGTGCTGCGGACCAATCTGGGCCCCAAGGGCACCATGAAGAT GCTGGTGTCCGGGGCTGGAGAGATCAAGCTGACCAAAGATGGCAACGTGCTGCTTCACGAGATG CAAATACAACACCCAACAGCCTCCTTGATAGCAAAAGTAGCAACAGCACAGGATGACATCACTGGAGATGGTACCACTTCAAATGTTCTGATCATTGGAGAGCTGCTGAAGCAGGCAGATCTCTATATTTCCGAG ggattgCACCCTAGAATAGTCACCGAAGGATTTGAAGCTGCAAAGGAAAAAGCACTTGAAGTTCTGGAGAAAGTCAAAGTAACCAAGGAGATGGACAGGGAGATACTTGTGGATGTTGCCAGAACGTCCCTGCGTACTAAAGTTCATGCAGAACTTGCTGATATCTTAACAGAG GCTGTAGTAGATGCTGTTTTGGCAATCAGAAAACCAGATGAGCCTATTGACCTCTACATGGTTGAGATTATGGAGATGAAGCACAAATCAGAAACTGAAACCAC gctGATTAGAGGACTTGTTTTGGACCATGGTGCTCGTCATCCTGACATGAAGAAAAGAGTGGAAGATGCTTACATCCTTACTTGCAATGTATCCCTAGAATATGAAAAAAC agagGTGAGCTCAGGATTCTTTTATAAGAGtgcagaagaaagagagaagctAGTAAAAGCCGAGAGAAAATTCATTGAAGACAGAGTGAACAAAATCATAGATTTGAAAAAGAGAGTCTGTGGTGATTCAAATAAAGGGTTTATTGTGATCAATCAAAAG GGAATTGACCCATTTTCCTTGGATGCACTTGCAAAAGAAGGAATAGTAGCTTTGCGCAGAGCAAAAAGGAGGAACATGGAGAG ATTGACCCTTGCTTGTGGTGGTATGGCTATGAATTCTGTGGATGACCTCACTGCTGACTGTTTGGGGCATGCTGGTCTTGTCTACGAGTATACACTG GGTGAAGAGAAGTTTACCTTCATTGAGAAGTGTGACAACCCTCGCTCTGTTACCCTGTTGATCAGGGGGCCAAATAAACATACGCTCATGCAAATCAAGGATGCAGTAAGAGATGGGCTACGTGCTGTCAAAAACGCTATTGAGGATG GATGTGTAGTTGCTGGAGCTGGTGCATTAGAAGTGGCAATAGCTGATGCTCTTGTGAAACATAAGCCCAATGTAAAAGGAAGAGCCCAGTTTGGAGTTCAAGCCTTTGCAGACGCTCTGCTCATAATTCCTAAG GTTCTTGCGCAGAACTCTGGCTATGACCCCCAGGAAACACTAGTGAAAATTCTGGCCGAATATGCAGAATCAGGACAACTTATTGGAGTTGATCTGAACACTG gTGAACCAATGGTGGCGGCGGCAGCTGGAATTTGGGATAATTATAATGTCAAAAAACAGCTACTTCATTCCTG CACGGTGATCGCTAGCAACATTCTTTTGGTTGATGAAATTATGCGAGCAGGAATGTCATCTCTCAAAGGTTGA